The sequence below is a genomic window from Dioscorea cayenensis subsp. rotundata cultivar TDr96_F1 chromosome 6, TDr96_F1_v2_PseudoChromosome.rev07_lg8_w22 25.fasta, whole genome shotgun sequence.
TCCCTCCTCTCCATTtcgtttgtgttttttttgggCTAATTGGTAAGCTTCTTTTCCTTGTGATTCGCCATTTTCATCTTCCTCTATGGTTTTCTCTATGCTTCAGTGATTTTTGGATCTTAATTAGCATAGTTGTTATATGTTTAACGAGAATTTTTGATTTGCGGATCCATTGATTGGATTTGTCATGGATTTTGATTGTGAATTTCGTGCAATGTGTGGTGGAAAATGTGCGATTTTTATGAGTTAGAAGGTGGGATTTAGTGTTTTGTTATGGACTTGAAGGCTTTGCAAGAAGGTGATAGTTTGGTAGATCTTGAAAGCGGCATGAATGCGGCTCTCATTGATCAAGAATGCCATCAGAATGCTCatcaagggaagaagaagtTGATTAGGGTTCATAGTGGTTTCAGGAGCATTGAGAGATCTACTCAGGTTGAAGAACCTTTGATTTCTGGATGTAATTCATGTCGTAGTTCTTTCGATGGCCGTCGAGaggatgattatgatgatgatcatcatcatttgTTGAAATTGAGGTTTGAGACTGATGGCCCTTTGGAAAAGAAGGTGGTGAAGGCTGAGGATATGGGGAAGAAGAAGGTGTTGAAGAAACCCCCAAAGCCGCCTCGGCCTCCAAAGTCTTTGTCTTTGGTTGCTAGTGATGAGAAATTAGTACAAGAAATTTCGATATTGAAGCGGGCAAGGATTGAAAGAATTAAGGCtttgaaaaggaagaagaatgcCAAGGCAAAGTCTTCTAGCAGTAATCTATTGGCCATGATTGTCACTGTGATCTTCTGCCTTATTATTGTTTGGCAAGGTATTGTTTGTTCATACTTGTAGCTTCTGGTAGTTTGCTTGctctttgatttttgttttgttcttctttACTTGTTATGCTTTGCCTCGTAAAATTCGGTAGTTTATTTGTATTCAAATTGGCAACTCATTGTTCTTCGCTTCACCTATTAGTAAATGCTTAGAAAACTTACACCTTGAAGTTTGTCAATTAGTTatgtatcctatttttgttTCATGAAATAAATTCGAGCATATTGCTATCCAGAATCTACATTGTTGAATTGTCTTGGTGAATCACAAAGCTATATTTGGTTTGTGTTGCTAAAACTTAAATTATACATGTGATTGACAAGGTATGTAGAGGATTTTGTAGGTTAGGGTCTTCTCGTTCAAGGTTTGAGTTGGAACTTAGAATTAAGGCTCAAACTGGATGAAAATTCTAGGAATTCATAAGATTTGGTCTCAATGCATTTAGCCAGAAGGCCCAGAACTGCTTCTTGTCTACTATTATTTGGTTTGCACCTAGATTATGTTTAGATgttataaagaaaagaaatttcatgTTGAAAACAAGGTTTCTTGTGATTCCACTGGTGAAAAAACTTGAATTACCCTTTTACCACAGCAATTTACCAgaaagtttaaatttttcttgCACTCATCTCATGCATATAGTATATACAACAAAGTCTTGCCTTCCTGCCAAATGTTGACTAGCATGCACATAAGGTTTGTAGGAGAAAGTTACCACCAGCATCGCCTCTTTTGGTTTCTTCTCCAACATAATTTTCGTACTTAGAGTAGCATATATCATCTTCACAGGGATTTTTGTGGTATTTCACCACTGTAATTTACTagaaagtttaaaattttcttaCAGTTACGCACAACAAAGCCTTGTCCTTCTGCCAAATGTTCACAAAGATTGTACATAAGGCCGGCATTGccttcttttgtttcttctccAACATCATTTTCCTGCTTTCTTAGTGTATCATATATCACCTTCTCAGGGATTTTTTTCAGGGGATTTTAACTTTGGTCATTATGGACCATGGTTCTTGTGAATTGAGTAGGTGTAGTTAATTGGGTGTGATTATTTCACTTAAATAATTACCAAAGAGATGCATCTTGGCTTATTCAGTTGACAATAACCCGATTATTTCGATAATGTGTCATTGATGGtggataattattttgattaggtGTAGTTAACTTGCGTGTTGCCATTGATGGATGAATTGGATACATGAATGAGTCACAAAAAGAGACATCATGTCTCATTTTATTGCTAGTTACATCATGGCTTATTACTGATTGATCAATTGGTTGTGTGAATGaactacaaaagaaaaaaagagacaaAGCCTTGACTCTTTCAATCTTTGATGGCAGTGATAGCTGCTTTAAACATAATGGAacatcttttttgttttgtttgtgcttgTATCAAATGAAGGCATGTGATTATTGTATCAAATGAAGTACTTGTTGTTCCTGAACTTTGCACACCAAACATTCTTTTGATGGCCATATCTTCCAACTTTTATGGTGTAAACTTATCATCTTTGGAAGTATTGTGAACTTTGATATTTGTGTTGGTGATGCATCTATCCAATCAGAAAAGCTAAAATTATTGAATGCTTCTCTTTTAACACTAAAATCTCAtttttatctcatttttttttttctgcagcAATGTAGAAGAGGAATCTAAGCTGGAATGCAATGGCAATGGAGagagtttttgttttgaattgataTTGCTGCATTTCAGAAATATTTTTTGGAAGTTGCTTGTTAAAGATaccaactttcacaaatatttgCTCTCACAACCACTGTACATACAAATTCAGACTTGCTTTCTGGTCTTTATGATACaataaaattcattttattataattttttttagtactccctccgttctttttatCTATTGCAGTTAGTCcaattttacatatttaaaaaaattaattatttcacaaaattttataaaaaaaaattatttttaaaaattatccctaatttacatcttcacatttttttgtcatatgtaattatttttttcattaattatttctctcatatttatctctcttttatttttattctttaatttttttaaaatgtagatcactttctaaaaaaatattccctcctttctttgatttaaaaatttgttcaatcaaaaatttcaatctgaagtttgaataattttaaggagtatattattagaaataaaaaataatttaaaatagtaATTTCAATTGATATATCATTTATTGCTACAATatcctaattattttttttataattttaataaaaaagttgaatagaatattaaaagtaatttaaaaaataataaatatttaaaaatgataaaaaaaaactttgtgacaaataaaaacgAATGGAGAAAGTACTGTTTACTGTTATTACATGGTCCAAAATGCAAAcgaaatacttaaatatttcaattcttatattaaaaatatttttttaaaaaaatttttgttttattttattttccaatttttgaagttttaacTTGGATGTGatgagccaaaaaaaaaaattcccattaTTTTTCCGAAGGATTACatgtaaattttcataaaatccCAATATTTTGAAATCTTCCTTCCATACTTCTCTCTGATCTCATATCcaaatgaagaaataataataataataataataataataattcgaAAACATTATcttaaataacaagaaaaaaaataaattgaccAAAAGTGTTATGTGGCAACTAATAATGATCttttacaagggtatatatgcaaatataacttttaagtatttatatatatattataaagtttAACTTTATAGGAGGGTACATATGTAAAATTACTTTCAGAAATATGTCAGAATAGTGACACAAAACGCGCGAGTAAGCATACCGCAGAGAATCCGAATCCTTCTCTCTCTAGATTCCCACTAACTCAACCATGGTTAACCACCCTTCTCCTCCTAACCCTCCATGACGTCAGCCCTAGTTATCACGCCCCCAAAACTCACGTGACTAACACCACGCCCACAGGAAAGAGAAAGAACTCTAACACAGCTTGCACCACACCccccctaaaaaaaaaaaattaaaaaaaaaattaatttgttttccatTCTCAAATGAAAACACACCAAGTCCATCCCTAACCGTCAGATCATTATCCACGTCATCGATCCAGGTCGAAATCCCAAATTCAACGGTCCAGATCATCCCTCAGTTGAAACCCCAGATGAATCCGAACCagctctcctctctctctctctctctctctatccactcttcttcttctctaatttTTCCGGAATTAATTCTcgaaaaaaattagataaaaattcGATTTTTATCTTTTGGTATTTTTGGGGTTTTGGAGGAAGCGAAGGATGAAGGGAGAAGGTTGAGGACGAGagggagatggagatggagaggaAGAAGGAGGCGGAGCTTGGGGTCAACGGGAAAGGAAGGGTTGttgtatgatgatgatgatgatgatgttgatgatgagaGTGGAGACGatgacgaggaggaggaggaagaggaggaagagccACAGGAGATCGTGGAAgtgaaggatgatgatgaggaaaaggatgatgatgaggaggaggatgagaacTTGAGAGGTGGGCCGGAGGTTCATACTGtggatgatgaggatgaggaggatgaggatGGGAACGGAGATGAAgaggatggagatggagatgatggtgaAGGTGGTGATGATGACGATGAGGACGATGGAGAGGATGATGACggtgaggatgatgatgagcaAGAAGAGGTATAATTTttcgttttctttttctttttttgtttgaaaaaaaaattgtttttgtttttttatatttttgatctACTGATCTgctaattttatgaatttaagattttttttttttttgtaatttgagTTCAATTTATCTGATTTTTTATCAATCGGATttattttctctgtttttttcttggtatttttattccattttatGGTAGTTGTAGGGTTAGCAGTTGATTTTCTTCGATCTATTGATCTGTTGTTTTCTGaatttcctttttaatttttttgggttgtaATTTGAGTTTGCTTTTTCTGTAATTGGGGGTgtagtttttcaattttttttatgcttttatttttatgagtCTAGTCTTATGTTTTCGCTGATCTACTGtcctgttatttttttatgagtttaatctaaaaatatttttttgttgtaagttgatgtaattaattttgtgattttgaaaTTGGTTTGTTTGCAGATCTGAagtttttttgatattttttactTGATGTTTTAGGTATTGAATTGGCTAATCTCTTTAtctatatatgtgatttaagctgaaaatcatttttttttcctgtttgttTACTTTGTTaccatttgttttatttatttatttttttttttgttgaattgtgTGTTCTTTTAAGTTTGCATTGATAGATCTGGCTTTATTTGACTTAATTCTATGTGCTAATTTTTATCTAGTTCTCTTTTTTGCCGATTATGGCGAAattctcaatttttattttgttattttaaaaaagttctTGCCTTTGTTCTTTTATAGTCTTCCCCTTTTAAGAATTAGGAGTTCCCTTGTATGATTTAAGCCATGCTGCAGCTGTTCTATGGAAATTTAGTCTGTTTTCCAGCAGtacttctatttatttttaatttttatattaaattttgtgtttaaattcTATGGTccgtggattttttttttccagaaatTAACTCTTGTTTTTCCTGATTATTCATCTTCAATTGGTGAAACAGAgattcttgtttgtttaattgaaaTGGTTGTTGAAAACCGGATATTTGATGTTTCTCTTTGCAATGATTTATTGAGATTACTATTCAAGTAAAAAAAGTCTTGGTACCTTCTTGATAGTACAAAAGAAAGTTTCATCACTGTTCATTGATTGTACCAAATAGGCTTCTTTGAATCTGAATTGTCAACGTAAATCCTTCCTCTTTGAGTATATGCTTGAGAGTCTATGCTCTTGATTTGGTAATTTCTCTTGACTCAATGATTTGCTGAGATTGTTACTTCTTGAGTACATCAAAAAGAAAGTTTCATGAGTGTTGTTTGATTGTACCAAATAGGTAATCAAAATCATCTTGAAATGTAGTGTTGTTCATCCCATCATCATCTGTTTACTAAAGTCAAAAATTTTACCTTGTAtagatatagcattactcaatgCATACTCTTTTTAACTTGAATTCTGTAGGAGGATATGGGAACTGAAGTCCTAGTTCAGCCGGTGGGCCGGGCTGAAGACGAGGAAGATGCAAGTGACTTCGAGCCAGGTGAAGAGAACGGTGAGGACGAAGACAGTGATGAAGAGAACACCGGTGATGCTGGAAAGGTCGGAGCCTCTTCAAAACGAAAGAGGTCTGGTAACGATAACGATGAttctgatgaagatgatgacagTGGTGAGGATGATGAAAGGCCTTCAAAAAGATAGATAGGCCATAGATTTGCAGTAATAAGAATACAAAGACCTGCATGGATTGAAGAAAGGAACCTTTTCCAGTAGTTGATTGTGGGGGGTCTTTTGTTGATTAGAATTTGTACAAGATAGGAAACTTTGTTTCTCAATTAGCACATTATTagatgcttttttttcttttcttttcaggctctttgatctttcttttttctttcctttattttgttttgaatctttTCTCTTACTTTGTTAGATGGACACCTTGTAACTCTTCaggtttaatttttattcaggTGTTGTGGATTTTATTTATGGATGGTTGTTGgcaattacttgtttttatcaTCTGACTTTTCTTTTGCCCAATCTgcatattttgtgttttttaaacttttttagattttatcaGCAGGTTGGAGAAAATGGCAAACCGGTCAGTTCTCTTTgtactaaattttaatttttaatttattattatttattgacaAAATTGGTTACTTGGGCtgtgtttgatttcttttgtggtAAATTATGTAGATTAGTTAATAGTTTTTTTCACTCAAAtgtaaaaaacaagaaatctcttttatcaaaaaataaaaaagaaaaaagaaaactcaCAGTATAAAGAAAATATCATTAAAGGCCAAAAACCATGCGTTTGCCGGGAGTCGAACCCGGGTCTATTGCTTGGAAGGCAATTATCCTAACCGTTGGACTACAAACGCTTTGTTGTTCgttattattttaaagaattatttttacaaatataactGGCCACATCTTATTCCGTGGCAAAAGACTTTGGTTTTGTCCCctcccaaataataataataataaatatatatatatatatatctatggaAGCTAATTAACATATACCACAATTGAATTACAAGTTCAGCAATCCAGATTTTCTCTGCACTTTGCAACATTTAAACAGCAGCAATGAATCACTGATACCACTAGCTCCCATTGAAAGCCATTTCAACCCTGTTTCATGTATAAataccaaacaaaaacaagtgcTTTCAGTCACAGCCAATGAAGATAACACATATCTGTTTCAGCATCAGCATTGGATATTAACCCCATGCCAGCATCTTTGGAACATTGAGACATGCCCATGACAATGTATATAAGATCATCACAACAATTGTAGTGATGACAATGTTATAAACGAGGCGCTTATCGTCTCTGCTCGGCAAGAACACCGACTTCAATATATTTGTCAGCTGGAATATCCTATGCGTAACCTGAAAGAATTTCATATTTTACAAACTTTATAGTAATGAATGCAGAGAACACTTTGCTATTCGCTTACCGCAATGTATATTGCTGTTGTGAGCAGGTAGTTGAGCATTGGATAGTTGGGGATCAAAGACAGCAACTTTTGAGGCTGTTCATCAGGCCCTCCTGTTCTGCAGATTTCATGGAGAATGATTCAATTCAAAAGAGTTCAAGTAAATATACatgttatatatgtatgtttcaCATACCTGAGCCAGATGTGGAACTGTGATATGTATGTCTCGAGTGTAATTTTTCCGAGCCATCTGCAATTGCAACAGAAATCAGCAGACTGTGTGAATTACAAGCAAGTGTATAATCTGACTAATTGCGATGAGAAATGTTGAAGGTGAGCTTACGCGAAGAGGGTCAAAGAGTAACTCCGGAAACTCTGAGTGATGTTTCTCAAGCAGATGTATAtactaaaatttttcaaaagttaataGGGAAGTGTCAGCCAATGGTATTGGGAAATTGGCAGTAAAATAATCATCATCGAAATGTGAAATTTATACCTAATCGGAATCCACGATGTGTATGGATGGTACTTGTTGTATGCATACTTCTCGAGTTTGTATATATACTCATACCAGGCATAACCCATCTGCAGTAATTGAAAGAGATGAAAACTAGAACAAGGATGAAGAAACAgatatttgatttggtttaatttTACCGCGAAGCAAATCAGAACAACAAatgctttgattgatatccttAGCTTTGCTTCGGCTTCTTCCAGTTTTTCCAACCATCTCTCAACCTTATACCAAAAGCAGGACATCGTCAGAAACTACTGCTTGCAATCATCATCTTTACTGAGTGATCAAGCTAATAAATGGCAATCAACTCTCTGAAATAACTATAAATCTTACGGTCGGATGATAGTACGCATAAATCATTCCAATGATCCAAATATACCGATCAAGTCCTGCACGGAACTGCCATTCATGCATGGGGCTGTATTTGGTTCTCGCACTTGGATCATTGTAACCTTTTTACAAACAATTCAGCAGCCTTAACACATTTCACAAAGAAATTCTCTATTCAAACAACTTAAGAAATACTTACTCAGGAGAAATGCAAATGGACTCCACACTACATCATAAACTCCGGGGATCTCCCATATCACAATAATGATCAAGAAGCAAAGACCAATTTTTACTGCAATCACTGATCCTCGTTCGTTATATTTGTTAAAGATTCTGAGTACAGTATAGACCATGAGAGTGAAGAAGGTGTGCATGGGGCAAATGTAATACAACATGTAATGGTTATCAAGCACAACACAACAGAGCGCCACAAAGAAATTAAGCCTCCACATCATCTATTCAACATGGAAGGGATCGTCAGTGGAAATTTGCCCAAAATCAACACCAAAAGTTTAGCTTAATTTATGCATACCTGACAAAACCTGGCGAGACTGAAGTCTTTTCGGATGTAATAGTAAGAGAAGTTCCCAAATCCGGTCATCCAAACATATGAGGCAATGAAAATACGGATTGCATTGTAAATTTCTTTTGCAGCAAAGTAGTGATACATCACAAACAACACCTGCATCATAACAAGAGATCGGTAAAACTAAACTGACATCACAAGCTATAAATTGGGTGACATATGATTTTACATGGTAAACTAACCTGCATCCAGCCTTTCCATTCTTCGGTCTGGTGTCTATTCAGATAGAGAACAGATTTTCCAGAGAATGGTGACTTGTCATGGTGGATTGTAAATGAAGTCATTGCCGCAACAATGACAAggagaaaataaagaaagaagaaaatatctCGGCTATATTGCTGCAAATACATAGCATCGATAAGTATCATAGAAATTAACACATCTCTTCAGGTCAATTTACAATTACAATACCCTTGCAGACTCCCCAAGCAGATTTGTTCGGTCGCATATGAAGAAATAGACCAAAATAACTCCGATTTCAGACCTGAAAATCAGTCAGCATAAACCGTTCAACTACATCTtacaaatgagagaaaattttcaaaaccgAAGCTAAGATATTCCACTTACATGGCTCTTAATGTGAGACGGTTATCAGAGTAGAATGTCTTGTCGAATAGAAAGAATCTGAAACATTCCAAACTTTGAGGAACAATAAAGCCTTGTTCGGTGAGTTTCAGAAGCTGATCACAAACATTCTATAACTGACCTGACAGAGGTCGAAGATGATAGAAGATAACCACTCTCCAACAAGAGAGCTTTTGAATCTGAGCCATTTCTTCTCAGACTAAAATCATCTAAACCATCAGCTGAATTCCTGAAACATAGAAAAGAATGGTAAAAAGGGGAAGCAATATAGATTCAAagtcatcaaaatatacaactaAATAAGACATTTAATCAGGTCAAAAAAAGAAACCATCAATGAACACtgagatatatataatattcaaaactcAATAACTCACagtctcgaagaagaagaagaatgctTTCTACAGCACTCCGACAACTCGGAGTACAACCATGCTGCAATTATTGGGATGAATCCAACGCAAAATGCTACCTGAGACAagccaaacaaaataaaaatgtaagcTATGATCTCTAAATAGATTCTTTTGTTTAACCAACCTTCTCATCCTTAGTAACAAAAAGCTCTTAACTTCTCATGCATCTAAAAAGTTGAGATCAAACACTTGAGCAACACTGAAACTGCAATTTCATATGCATTTATCCACTAGATCACtcaaaaattctaaataaatgcTTGAAAAGGGATaacatttaacaaataattcaaGTAATATCAACCAAAACCACAAGtaactaaaaataaagaaagaaattttgagGAATT
It includes:
- the LOC120263352 gene encoding uncharacterized protein LOC120263352 isoform X3; this encodes MNAALIDQECHQNAHQGKKKLIRVHSGFRSIERSTQVEEPLISGCNSCRSSFDGRREDDYDDDHHHLLKLRFETDGPLEKKVVKAEDMGKKKVLKKPPKPPRPPKSLSLVASDEKLVQEISILKRARIERIKALKRKKNAKAKSSSSNLLAMIVTVIFCLIIVWQGIVCSYL
- the LOC120263352 gene encoding uncharacterized protein LOC120263352 isoform X2; translated protein: MDLKALQEGDSLVDLESGMNAALIDQECHQNAHQGKKKLIRVHSGFRSIERSTQVEEPLISGCNSCRSSFDGRREDDYDDDHHHLLKLRFETDGPLEKKVVKAEDMGKKKVLKKPPKPPRPPKSLSLVASDEKLVQEISILKRARIERIKALKRKKNAKAKSSSSNLLAMIVTVIFCLIIVWQAM
- the LOC120263352 gene encoding uncharacterized protein LOC120263352 isoform X1, which codes for MDLKALQEGDSLVDLESGMNAALIDQECHQNAHQGKKKLIRVHSGFRSIERSTQVEEPLISGCNSCRSSFDGRREDDYDDDHHHLLKLRFETDGPLEKKVVKAEDMGKKKVLKKPPKPPRPPKSLSLVASDEKLVQEISILKRARIERIKALKRKKNAKAKSSSSNLLAMIVTVIFCLIIVWQGIVCSYL
- the LOC120263273 gene encoding prostatic spermine-binding protein-like, which produces MEKIKIRFLSFGIFGVLEEAKDEGRRLRTRGRWRWRGRRRRSLGSTGKEGLLYDDDDDDVDDESGDDDEEEEEEEEEPQEIVEVKDDDEEKDDDEEEDENLRGGPEVHTVDDEDEEDEDGNGDEEDGDGDDGEGGDDDDEDDGEDDDGEDDDEQEEEDMGTEVLVQPVGRAEDEEDASDFEPGEENGEDEDSDEENTGDAGKVGASSKRKRSGNDNDDSDEDDDSGEDDERPSKR
- the LOC120263306 gene encoding protein REDUCED WALL ACETYLATION 2 produces the protein MEIWGPITQGQVAFCVGFIPIIAAWLYSELSECCRKHSSSSSRLNSADGLDDFSLRRNGSDSKALLLESGYLLSSSTSVRFFLFDKTFYSDNRLTLRAMSEIGVILVYFFICDRTNLLGESARQYSRDIFFFLYFLLVIVAAMTSFTIHHDKSPFSGKSVLYLNRHQTEEWKGWMQVLFVMYHYFAAKEIYNAIRIFIASYVWMTGFGNFSYYYIRKDFSLARFCQMMWRLNFFVALCCVVLDNHYMLYYICPMHTFFTLMVYTVLRIFNKYNERGSVIAVKIGLCFLIIIVIWEIPGVYDVVWSPFAFLLSYNDPSARTKYSPMHEWQFRAGLDRYIWIIGMIYAYYHPTVERWLEKLEEAEAKLRISIKAFVVLICFAMGYAWYEYIYKLEKYAYNKYHPYTSWIPISIYICLRNITQSFRSYSLTLFAWLGKITLETYISQFHIWLRTGGPDEQPQKLLSLIPNYPMLNYLLTTAIYIAVTHRIFQLTNILKSVFLPSRDDKRLVYNIVITTIVVMILYTLSWACLNVPKMLAWG